A genomic region of Anaerolineales bacterium contains the following coding sequences:
- a CDS encoding cold-shock protein has translation MAERIQGTVKWFNGTKGFGFITREGGPDVFVHFSAISGEGFRNLEEGQKVEFTVTQGQKGPQAQDVVVVG, from the coding sequence ATGGCAGAACGCATTCAAGGCACCGTGAAGTGGTTCAATGGCACCAAGGGCTTCGGTTTCATCACCCGTGAGGGTGGCCCGGACGTCTTCGTCCACTTCAGCGCCATCAGCGGCGAAGGCTTCCGTAACCTGGAAGAAGGTCAGAAGGTGGAATTCACCGTGACCCAGGGCCAGAAGGGCCCCCAGGCTCAGGACGTCGTCGTCGTAGGTTAA
- a CDS encoding metal-dependent transcriptional regulator, producing MPKPAAHAKEPLSQSIEDYLKAIYELTRGEGRASTNALAEYLNVAPASVTGMLQKLAGTQPALVEYQKHRGVLLTEQGERVALETLRHHRLLELFLHQMLGYEWHEVHEEADRLEHVISEQFEQRIAEALGDPRHDPHGDPIPRVDLSLPESDEVPLSALRPGQHARVTRVRDTRSELLLHLSELGLVPGAELSVSAFSEFDGNLRLKLRGRSEELVLGPSITGQVYVETL from the coding sequence ATGCCTAAGCCTGCTGCGCATGCGAAAGAGCCGCTGTCCCAATCGATCGAGGACTATCTCAAGGCAATTTATGAGCTCACCCGCGGCGAGGGCCGCGCCTCCACCAATGCGCTAGCAGAATATCTCAACGTGGCGCCCGCCTCCGTGACCGGCATGTTGCAAAAATTGGCCGGCACCCAGCCCGCCCTGGTGGAGTACCAGAAGCACCGTGGCGTGCTGCTCACCGAGCAAGGCGAACGCGTAGCGCTGGAGACTTTGCGCCACCACCGCCTGCTGGAGCTGTTTTTGCACCAGATGCTGGGCTACGAATGGCATGAGGTGCACGAAGAGGCCGACCGGTTGGAGCATGTGATCAGCGAGCAGTTTGAGCAGCGCATTGCCGAAGCCTTGGGGGACCCCCGCCACGATCCACATGGCGATCCGATCCCGCGCGTCGATCTGAGCCTGCCGGAGAGCGACGAGGTGCCGCTGAGCGCACTGCGCCCGGGGCAGCACGCCCGCGTCACGCGCGTGCGTGATACCCGCTCCGAGCTACTGCTACATCTGAGCGAGCTGGGGCTGGTGCCCGGCGCCGAGCTCAGCGTAAGCGCCTTCTCCGAATTTGATGGCAACCTGCGCCTCAAGCTACGCGGCCGCAGCGAGGAACTGGTACTTGGCCCCAGCATCACCGGCCAGGTATACGTAGAAACGCTCTAG
- a CDS encoding class I tRNA ligase family protein has product MAFKEVPNKVDFIAQEHETLAFWQQDRSLTKLRALRAGAKPWSFIDGPITANNPMGVHHGWGRTYKDLYNRYYAMQGRQLRYQQGFDCQGLWVEVEVEKELKFASKRDIEAYGLDQFVLRCKERVLRFAAVQTEQSIRLGYWMEWDDPNQLRWLADQLAADPKQEIAYAGPAGGAAGNVEQVVGHLGLPELGGSYFTFSDENNYMIWAFLKKCWEKGWLYRGADSMPWCPRCATGISQHEIESDGYKEVTHKSITFRMPLRGRQSEYLLAWTTTPWTLTSNVAAAVGPELDYVKVRQGEDVYYLSKGTLSMLKGEHEVLAELKGSDMEGWAYDGPFDDLPAANEPGGHLELRDLVKGVTQSAKEAHRVILWDEVGEAEGTGIVHIAPGAGAEDYQLGLQNKLPIIVPIDDEARIVDGFGQLTGMTTAEVPDTVAKLLEEKGLLYKYEPYTHRYPTCWRCKTELVWRVVDEWFISMGQSFDKPREELTAEEKANNLRYQIMDVVDQIRWVPEFGHAREMDWLRNMHDWMISKKRYWGLALPIWVCDTCKEHTVVGSEDELAERASAGYETFAGHTPHRPYIDAVKLTCECGGSMSRIPDVGNPWLDAGIVSMSTLRYRSEPEYWQQWFPADWISESFPGQFRNWFYSMLAMGTVVAETAPFKNLFSYSTLLDEQGESMHKSKGNSIEFSQAADIMGVDVMRWMYCAQKPENNLLFGYNKADDVRRRFLIPLWNIYSFFVTYARLDGWTPSFAAFDPNHPEGPTPASDNPLDKWILARLNQTVDQSTNRLNNWDAFGVTLAVESLIDDMSNWYVRRSRRRFWRSEQDGDKQAAYTTLWHVLVKLIRTIAPLTPFVVEEMYQNLVAAHTEAAYSSVHMTLYPQADTAAIDETLITEMGLARQVASLGLSARGAANLKVRQPLSAALVHSSSGINRLTDYLIEIVKDELNVKEITFVEQAGQLVTYSLQPNNAKLGPRFGADFPKLRGALNALDAAAVAARVAAGEPVQLMLDGSEIELAADEVIVNSQPAEGLAVAADKGVTVGLDTALTPELRAEGTARELVRRIQDMRKKADFNIEDRIRTYYSVDGELATVLADWAETIKSETLSLELTAGPAPAGAYTEEHKVDGATVTLAVVKA; this is encoded by the coding sequence ATGGCATTCAAAGAAGTACCCAACAAAGTAGATTTCATCGCCCAGGAGCACGAGACGCTGGCTTTCTGGCAGCAAGACCGCTCGCTCACCAAGCTGCGTGCCCTGCGCGCCGGCGCCAAGCCGTGGAGCTTCATTGACGGCCCCATCACCGCCAACAACCCCATGGGCGTGCATCACGGCTGGGGCCGCACCTATAAGGATCTCTACAACCGCTACTACGCCATGCAGGGCCGCCAACTGCGTTACCAGCAGGGCTTTGACTGCCAGGGCCTGTGGGTCGAGGTCGAGGTCGAGAAGGAGCTCAAGTTCGCCAGCAAGCGCGACATCGAGGCCTACGGGCTCGACCAGTTCGTCTTGCGTTGCAAAGAACGCGTGCTGCGCTTCGCCGCCGTGCAGACCGAGCAGTCCATCCGCCTGGGCTATTGGATGGAGTGGGATGACCCCAACCAGTTGCGCTGGTTAGCTGACCAGCTCGCCGCTGACCCCAAGCAAGAGATCGCCTACGCCGGCCCCGCCGGTGGAGCGGCCGGCAACGTCGAGCAGGTCGTCGGCCACCTCGGCCTGCCTGAGCTCGGCGGCAGCTACTTCACCTTCAGCGATGAGAACAACTACATGATCTGGGCCTTCCTCAAGAAGTGCTGGGAGAAGGGCTGGCTCTACCGCGGTGCAGACTCCATGCCGTGGTGCCCGCGTTGCGCCACCGGCATCAGCCAGCACGAGATTGAGAGCGATGGCTACAAAGAAGTCACGCACAAGTCCATCACCTTCCGCATGCCGCTGCGTGGCCGCCAGAGCGAATACCTGCTGGCTTGGACCACCACTCCGTGGACGCTGACCAGCAACGTCGCCGCCGCCGTCGGCCCGGAACTGGATTATGTGAAGGTGCGCCAGGGCGAGGACGTCTACTATCTCTCCAAGGGCACGCTGTCCATGCTCAAGGGCGAGCACGAAGTCCTCGCAGAGCTCAAGGGCAGCGACATGGAAGGCTGGGCCTACGACGGCCCCTTCGATGACCTGCCCGCCGCCAACGAGCCCGGCGGCCACCTGGAGCTGCGCGACCTGGTGAAGGGCGTCACCCAATCCGCCAAGGAGGCCCACCGCGTCATCCTCTGGGATGAGGTCGGCGAGGCTGAGGGTACCGGCATCGTGCACATCGCCCCCGGCGCTGGCGCCGAGGACTACCAGCTCGGCCTGCAGAACAAGCTGCCCATCATCGTGCCCATTGACGACGAAGCCCGCATCGTGGACGGTTTCGGTCAGCTCACCGGAATGACCACCGCTGAAGTGCCTGACACGGTTGCCAAGCTGCTTGAAGAAAAGGGCCTTCTATATAAGTACGAGCCATACACGCACCGCTATCCTACCTGCTGGCGTTGCAAGACCGAGCTGGTCTGGCGCGTAGTAGACGAGTGGTTCATCAGCATGGGGCAGAGCTTCGACAAGCCGCGTGAAGAGCTGACCGCCGAAGAGAAGGCCAACAATCTGCGCTATCAGATCATGGATGTGGTCGACCAGATCCGCTGGGTGCCGGAGTTCGGCCACGCGCGTGAGATGGACTGGCTACGCAACATGCACGACTGGATGATTAGCAAGAAGCGCTACTGGGGCCTGGCGCTGCCCATCTGGGTATGCGATACCTGCAAAGAGCACACCGTGGTCGGCAGCGAGGATGAGCTGGCCGAGCGCGCCAGCGCCGGCTACGAAACCTTCGCCGGGCACACGCCGCACCGCCCGTACATCGATGCCGTTAAGCTCACCTGCGAATGCGGCGGCAGCATGAGCCGCATCCCCGACGTGGGCAACCCCTGGCTGGATGCCGGCATCGTCAGCATGAGCACCCTGCGCTACCGCAGCGAGCCTGAGTACTGGCAGCAGTGGTTCCCCGCCGATTGGATCAGCGAGAGCTTCCCTGGCCAGTTCCGCAACTGGTTCTACAGCATGCTCGCCATGGGTACCGTGGTGGCCGAGACCGCGCCGTTCAAGAATCTGTTCAGCTACAGCACCTTGCTGGATGAGCAGGGCGAGTCGATGCACAAGAGCAAGGGCAACTCTATTGAGTTCAGCCAGGCCGCCGACATCATGGGCGTGGATGTGATGCGCTGGATGTACTGCGCCCAGAAGCCGGAGAACAACCTGCTCTTTGGCTACAACAAGGCCGACGATGTGCGCCGCCGCTTCCTGATCCCACTGTGGAACATCTACAGCTTCTTCGTCACCTACGCCCGCCTGGATGGCTGGACGCCGAGCTTCGCCGCCTTCGACCCCAATCACCCCGAAGGGCCCACGCCCGCGTCCGATAACCCATTGGATAAATGGATTTTGGCCCGCCTCAATCAGACCGTTGACCAGTCGACCAATCGACTAAACAACTGGGATGCCTTCGGCGTCACCCTGGCCGTCGAATCCCTGATTGATGATATGTCCAACTGGTACGTGCGCCGCAGCCGCCGCCGCTTCTGGCGCAGCGAGCAGGACGGTGACAAGCAGGCTGCCTACACCACCCTGTGGCATGTGCTGGTCAAGCTCATCCGCACCATCGCGCCGCTGACCCCCTTCGTGGTGGAGGAGATGTACCAGAACCTGGTCGCCGCCCACACCGAGGCCGCCTACAGCAGTGTGCACATGACCCTGTATCCGCAGGCCGACACCGCCGCCATCGACGAGACTCTCATCACTGAGATGGGTCTCGCCCGCCAGGTGGCCAGCCTCGGCCTCAGCGCCCGCGGCGCCGCGAATTTGAAAGTGCGCCAGCCGCTGTCTGCCGCGCTTGTACACTCGTCCAGCGGGATTAATCGATTAACAGATTATTTGATTGAGATTGTCAAAGACGAGCTCAATGTCAAAGAAATCACATTCGTTGAACAAGCCGGCCAGCTGGTTACCTACAGCTTGCAGCCCAACAACGCCAAGCTCGGCCCACGCTTTGGGGCAGATTTCCCCAAGCTGCGCGGCGCGCTGAACGCGCTCGACGCGGCGGCCGTCGCCGCCCGCGTGGCGGCTGGCGAACCTGTGCAACTCATGCTGGACGGCAGCGAGATTGAGCTCGCCGCCGACGAGGTCATTGTCAACAGCCAGCCCGCCGAGGGCTTGGCCGTTGCCGCTGACAAGGGCGTAACAGTGGGGCTGGATACCGCCCTCACGCCGGAGCTGCGCGCCGAAGGCACCGCCCGCGAGCTGGTGCGCCGCATTCAAGACATGCGCAAGAAGGCGGACTTCAACATCGAAGACCGTATCCGCACCTACTACAGCGTGGATGGCGAGCTGGCAACTGTGCTGGCCGATTGGGCCGAGACGATCAAGTCTGAGACGCTCAGCCTGGAGCTGACCGCCGGCCCGGCACCGGCGGGTGCCTACACTGAGGAGCACAAAGTGGATGGCGCTACGGTAACCTTGGCGGTAGTGAAAGCCTGA
- a CDS encoding glycosyltransferase family 1 protein has product MRIAYFTETFLPKIDGIVITLTQLFDYLAEQGHESLLFAPRGSIEHYAATPISRHRSVKTPFYPELRIATPVARVEKKVLDFKPDLIHLVNPTSLGIAGLRVALRHSIPVVASYQTDVSGFARRWKMGVVSEPVFHFYRFIHNRADINLVPSNFTRKQLLAKGFKRLTVWPGGVDLERFSPKKRSSEWRQKLTNGASGEVLALFVSRLSREKRVELLLPIARDIPGLRLAIVGDGPDRKRLERIFKNTPTVFTGYLKGEALAQAYASGDLFVFTGAEETYGNVVVEAMASGLPVIAPNSGGVVDLVENGKTGLRYPSESPEKLFQAVRKLASDPRLLKQMGKAGYQKAQTQSWQNSFDTLFAQYERALKMPRRAPRDMVELHLPSVKTTRKTTRK; this is encoded by the coding sequence ATGCGAATTGCTTACTTTACTGAAACCTTTCTGCCCAAGATTGACGGCATTGTCATTACTCTGACACAACTGTTTGACTATCTGGCCGAGCAGGGCCACGAGAGCCTGCTGTTCGCGCCGCGCGGCTCGATCGAGCATTACGCCGCCACGCCGATCTCGCGCCATCGCAGCGTCAAGACCCCCTTCTACCCGGAGCTGCGCATCGCCACCCCGGTGGCCCGCGTCGAAAAGAAGGTGCTCGACTTCAAGCCCGATCTGATCCATCTGGTCAATCCCACCTCGCTGGGTATCGCCGGCTTGCGCGTGGCGTTGCGTCACTCCATCCCGGTGGTGGCCTCGTACCAAACCGATGTTTCCGGCTTTGCGCGGCGTTGGAAAATGGGCGTAGTGTCTGAGCCGGTGTTTCACTTCTATCGCTTCATCCATAACCGCGCCGATATCAACTTGGTGCCTTCCAATTTCACGCGTAAGCAATTGCTGGCCAAGGGCTTCAAGCGCCTCACCGTATGGCCGGGCGGGGTGGATCTGGAGCGCTTCTCACCCAAGAAGCGCAGCAGTGAATGGCGCCAGAAGCTGACCAACGGCGCCTCCGGCGAAGTATTGGCGCTCTTCGTCAGCCGTCTGTCGCGCGAAAAGCGCGTGGAGCTGCTCCTGCCGATCGCCCGCGACATTCCTGGCTTGCGCCTGGCCATCGTAGGCGACGGGCCAGACCGCAAGCGCTTAGAGCGCATCTTCAAAAATACGCCAACCGTGTTTACTGGCTACCTCAAAGGTGAAGCGCTGGCCCAAGCCTATGCCTCCGGCGATTTGTTTGTTTTTACCGGCGCCGAGGAAACCTACGGCAACGTGGTGGTGGAAGCGATGGCCTCCGGCCTGCCGGTGATCGCCCCCAACTCCGGCGGCGTGGTGGATTTGGTGGAGAATGGCAAGACCGGCCTGCGCTACCCCTCCGAAAGCCCGGAGAAGCTCTTCCAAGCGGTGCGCAAGCTAGCCAGTGATCCGCGCCTGCTCAAGCAAATGGGCAAGGCCGGCTACCAGAAGGCGCAGACGCAAAGCTGGCAGAATTCATTCGATACTTTGTTTGCTCAATACGAGCGCGCCTTGAAAATGCCGCGCCGTGCCCCGCGCGACATGGTGGAGCTTCACCTGCCCAGCGTAAAAACCACGCGCAAAACAACGCGCAAGTAA
- a CDS encoding methionine-R-sulfoxide reductase, with amino-acid sequence MKLNPLTPEEQRIILRKGTEMPFTGEYDRHYAAGTYVCRQCDAPLFGSETKFDAHCGWPAFDAEIPGAVARHPDPDGYRVEITCANCGGHLGHVFEGEGFTPTNTRHCVNSISMKFVPAEPK; translated from the coding sequence ATGAAACTGAATCCACTTACGCCCGAAGAGCAGCGCATCATCCTCCGCAAGGGCACCGAGATGCCCTTCACCGGCGAGTACGACCGCCACTACGCCGCCGGCACCTACGTCTGCCGCCAGTGTGACGCGCCGCTGTTTGGCTCGGAAACCAAGTTTGACGCTCACTGCGGCTGGCCCGCCTTCGACGCGGAGATCCCCGGCGCCGTGGCCCGCCACCCAGACCCAGATGGCTACCGTGTCGAGATCACCTGCGCCAACTGCGGCGGCCACCTAGGCCACGTCTTCGAAGGCGAGGGCTTCACGCCCACCAACACGCGCCACTGCGTCAACTCCATCTCAATGAAGTTCGTACCCGCGGAACCGAAATAA
- a CDS encoding VWA domain-containing protein codes for MVAQKPDLLKSRLTTRIVFALLICATLISAFTLPRSRSGDALYQQEGCGYSDESKPLYDAYNIFIALDTSLSIENSPEMKRMRNEQARAILETLAVGVLADGMDVRFTVVSFDADVSVIGDEIQAWNTSDFQSFQILEHELASYLSEIVQAKGEKQDTDFERLFEHVRNDSKLFLRVDGSHSRNIVIVVSDLLPTPNREEQVSAIKAAWINPENNVKDDIELFLFALDSSDQVGDQLYSTVMSWWQDSFISEFEIDPLATIFEIDAKNSSSATHVFSLLPEDVKTIPFGQPVHVPLISREPGLVILKAQPNLSVVSTDRARDTLAKIAEGLRLNPYHLLGLNGPLLNFNALTEEAQIHEQLPIGTRIYLPKFGLNPDELDFSLTSQATSNESYFEVWKLDPDEKNITFSPALSRQMVMEQGRYLFSGERTEFDVKLSSLTFDFGATITVTVIPDGFDPKMNERYEIDFTPEDLDNDSVPNGLMTYDAAGNTFSGQFVPSNLTRRDRLEFEVQRYQDGALLDSVPCSLVLVQPAEFAEELKTVYDVVPGQTFDVVVPIRMSAEQDPASLIVRGGLEEHLHILSSSASLAQPSDIFTATAQTESGWEFTKAYSCGSIEERGQLTVFLNQPSFPTDNEPIQINCLCQNSGFYKILLAAVTIIALVVIAKGSVRSSFIVFSIWSEVLAVVLLPYLPWTVIEYVLLPLATLSVAGATATATAESVAAESVTAALVGSLFRKIDIADPAKPARIRGQLIFLGMGVALFGISLWAITNCKFPAL; via the coding sequence ATGGTTGCACAAAAACCAGATTTGCTTAAGTCTCGACTGACCACGCGTATTGTATTTGCCCTCCTCATTTGTGCCACCTTGATCTCAGCTTTCACACTGCCTCGATCCCGGAGCGGAGATGCTCTGTATCAACAAGAGGGCTGTGGGTACTCGGATGAGTCAAAACCCCTATATGATGCCTACAATATCTTTATCGCTTTAGATACCTCATTATCGATAGAAAACTCGCCTGAGATGAAAAGAATGCGCAATGAACAGGCGCGTGCGATTCTCGAAACACTGGCCGTGGGGGTTTTGGCCGATGGGATGGATGTGCGCTTTACCGTAGTGTCGTTTGACGCAGACGTTTCAGTAATAGGCGACGAAATTCAAGCGTGGAACACCTCTGATTTTCAAAGTTTTCAGATTTTGGAACATGAATTAGCCAGCTACCTGAGTGAAATTGTTCAAGCTAAAGGAGAGAAACAGGATACTGATTTTGAGCGACTTTTTGAGCATGTAAGAAATGACTCAAAATTGTTTTTGCGGGTCGATGGCTCACATAGCCGCAATATAGTCATAGTAGTATCTGACCTTTTGCCTACACCAAATCGCGAGGAGCAGGTAAGCGCAATAAAAGCGGCGTGGATTAACCCAGAAAACAATGTTAAAGATGATATTGAATTGTTCTTATTTGCCTTAGATTCCTCAGACCAAGTAGGGGATCAACTCTATAGCACTGTAATGAGCTGGTGGCAGGATTCATTTATCTCAGAATTTGAGATCGATCCATTGGCTACTATTTTTGAGATCGATGCCAAGAATTCCAGCTCTGCTACCCACGTATTTTCGTTACTACCTGAAGATGTTAAGACAATTCCCTTTGGCCAACCAGTTCATGTTCCTTTGATTTCGAGAGAGCCTGGATTGGTCATATTGAAAGCACAGCCCAATCTAAGCGTTGTATCTACGGACAGGGCGCGTGACACCTTGGCAAAAATTGCTGAGGGGCTTCGATTGAACCCATACCATCTTCTAGGGCTCAATGGCCCCTTGTTAAATTTCAACGCACTAACTGAAGAAGCCCAGATTCATGAGCAACTTCCTATAGGCACAAGGATTTATCTTCCTAAATTCGGCTTGAATCCGGACGAACTGGATTTCTCGTTAACTTCACAAGCAACTAGCAATGAAAGTTACTTTGAGGTGTGGAAACTAGATCCAGACGAAAAGAACATTACATTTTCACCGGCCCTTTCGAGGCAAATGGTGATGGAACAAGGTAGGTACTTATTCAGTGGAGAACGAACAGAATTTGATGTAAAACTCAGTTCGCTGACCTTTGATTTTGGGGCAACGATTACTGTCACTGTTATTCCTGATGGGTTTGATCCCAAGATGAATGAGCGCTATGAGATTGACTTCACCCCTGAGGACCTTGATAACGACTCGGTGCCGAATGGGCTTATGACCTATGATGCTGCTGGGAATACTTTTTCAGGACAATTTGTGCCCTCCAACCTCACAAGGCGGGACCGCTTGGAATTTGAAGTCCAGCGCTATCAAGACGGAGCCTTACTAGATTCGGTGCCTTGTTCGCTTGTTTTAGTTCAGCCAGCAGAATTTGCAGAAGAACTAAAGACGGTGTATGACGTCGTACCCGGGCAAACATTTGACGTGGTTGTGCCAATTCGCATGTCCGCCGAACAGGATCCGGCCTCCTTGATTGTCAGAGGTGGATTGGAAGAGCATTTACATATTTTGTCTAGTAGCGCGTCTCTTGCGCAGCCTTCAGATATATTTACGGCCACCGCTCAGACTGAAAGTGGCTGGGAATTTACCAAGGCTTATAGCTGTGGTTCCATTGAAGAGCGCGGGCAGCTAACAGTGTTTTTGAATCAGCCTTCATTTCCTACTGACAATGAACCTATTCAGATAAATTGTCTCTGTCAAAACTCTGGTTTTTACAAGATTCTTCTTGCTGCTGTGACAATTATCGCTTTGGTTGTAATAGCGAAAGGCTCTGTGAGATCCTCTTTTATTGTCTTTTCGATATGGAGTGAGGTTTTGGCAGTCGTACTGCTACCTTACCTTCCTTGGACAGTTATTGAATATGTACTGCTTCCCCTTGCTACCCTATCTGTGGCAGGAGCAACTGCAACTGCAACTGCAGAATCTGTGGCTGCAGAATCTGTGACCGCAGCGCTTGTGGGTTCGTTATTCAGGAAAATTGATATAGCGGACCCCGCCAAGCCCGCCAGGATAAGGGGCCAACTAATCTTTTTGGGGATGGGCGTTGCTTTGTTCGGAATTTCGCTTTGGGCCATTACGAACTGCAAATTCCCGGCCCTGTAA
- a CDS encoding CPBP family intramembrane metalloprotease, producing the protein MKEPGFFNNYDSSVVIGILMAIGLVVTLIVVGPGEATRSFLAEAIILAATFAVARQYLPWKDAPKERVKGPRRELIMGLIGYALLVFGAAEGFRGNISWPWLLGAMLLPVIAMVSAGYGPRAWGLRTPKPAEIGVLAVVILLVYGLSRGLSAILPPRELAGAPGENAIAGALSFMGNHAIMLVVAAALVEIFFRVYLQPRLAAYLPGRWAVVVQAALYSASFLPLYLIGNRYPATYAAALVLVLTNGVLGGYFWRKTGNLWLLILLHLFAFGRYGL; encoded by the coding sequence ATGAAAGAACCCGGTTTTTTCAATAATTACGATAGCAGCGTAGTCATCGGCATTTTGATGGCGATTGGCCTGGTGGTCACGCTGATTGTTGTTGGCCCTGGTGAAGCCACCCGCAGCTTCCTGGCGGAAGCGATCATCCTGGCGGCTACGTTTGCGGTGGCACGCCAATACCTGCCCTGGAAAGATGCCCCCAAAGAGCGCGTTAAGGGCCCGCGTCGTGAGCTGATCATGGGCTTGATCGGCTACGCTTTGCTGGTCTTCGGCGCTGCCGAGGGCTTCCGCGGCAACATCAGTTGGCCGTGGCTGCTGGGCGCCATGCTGCTGCCCGTCATCGCCATGGTGTCGGCGGGCTACGGCCCGCGCGCCTGGGGCCTGCGTACCCCCAAGCCCGCCGAGATTGGCGTACTGGCGGTGGTGATCCTGCTGGTCTACGGCCTGAGCCGCGGCCTGAGCGCCATCCTGCCGCCGCGCGAGCTGGCCGGTGCTCCGGGCGAGAACGCCATTGCCGGCGCGCTGAGCTTTATGGGCAACCACGCAATCATGCTGGTGGTGGCCGCGGCTCTGGTAGAGATTTTCTTCCGTGTCTATTTGCAGCCGCGCCTGGCTGCGTACTTGCCCGGCCGGTGGGCGGTGGTGGTGCAGGCCGCGTTGTATAGCGCCTCGTTCCTGCCGTTGTATCTCATCGGCAACCGCTACCCGGCGACCTACGCTGCCGCGTTGGTACTGGTGCTCACCAATGGTGTGCTCGGTGGTTACTTCTGGCGCAAGACCGGCAACCTGTGGCTGCTGATCCTGCTGCACTTGTTTGCGTTTGGGAGATATGGGCTGTAA
- a CDS encoding cold-shock protein has protein sequence MAEREQGTVKWFNGSKGFGFISRDGADDVFVHFSAIRGDGFRNLEEGQKVEFTVVHGDKGLQAQDVIAL, from the coding sequence ATGGCTGAACGCGAGCAAGGAACCGTTAAGTGGTTCAATGGCTCTAAGGGCTTTGGCTTTATCTCCCGCGACGGCGCTGATGATGTGTTTGTTCATTTCAGTGCTATTCGTGGCGATGGCTTCCGCAACTTGGAAGAAGGCCAGAAGGTGGAGTTCACCGTGGTCCACGGCGATAAGGGCCTCCAGGCTCAAGACGTTATCGCTCTGTAA
- a CDS encoding pyrimidine 5'-nucleotidase — protein sequence MIRTIFFDLDDTLYPKDSGVWQAMRARIGAYMQQVVGIPAAEAAQVREGYLKKYGTTLRGLQHDFAIDADDYLRYVHDVPIESLIAPNPALAAMLAALPQEKFIFTNSVSFHAERVLAALGVQAAFAGIIDVRAMEFRSKPDPFAYQVALARGQVAAPAALFVDDMPANLRPAHALGAQTALLGTLAEPDPAVSVCIARPEQLIEAMPALVEFAHE from the coding sequence ATGATTCGCACGATCTTCTTTGATCTGGATGACACGCTATACCCCAAAGACAGCGGGGTCTGGCAGGCAATGCGCGCCCGCATAGGCGCGTATATGCAGCAAGTCGTCGGCATTCCTGCCGCCGAGGCAGCCCAAGTGCGCGAGGGCTACCTAAAGAAGTACGGCACGACTTTGCGCGGCTTGCAGCATGATTTCGCCATCGATGCCGATGACTATTTGCGCTATGTGCACGATGTGCCCATCGAAAGCCTGATCGCCCCCAACCCGGCCTTGGCTGCCATGCTGGCCGCCCTGCCGCAGGAGAAGTTTATCTTTACCAACTCGGTCAGCTTTCATGCCGAGCGCGTCCTGGCGGCGCTAGGGGTGCAGGCGGCCTTTGCAGGCATCATTGACGTGCGCGCCATGGAGTTTCGCAGCAAGCCGGACCCGTTTGCCTACCAGGTGGCCCTGGCACGCGGCCAGGTGGCCGCACCCGCCGCGCTGTTTGTGGACGATATGCCCGCCAACCTGCGCCCGGCACACGCTCTGGGCGCCCAAACCGCCCTGCTGGGCACGCTGGCCGAGCCTGACCCGGCGGTGAGCGTGTGCATTGCGCGCCCCGAGCAGCTGATCGAAGCCATGCCCGCGCTGGTAGAATTTGCACATGAGTGA